DNA from Luteolibacter yonseiensis:
ATGCTGTCGCGAAGCGGTCCGTCGCTGTGGTTCCAGTCTTTCAGGATGAAATATTTCCCAGCGGCTGCTTCGGCGGGCGGAGACCATTTCATTTCAAAGAGAGCCGTGTCCGAGGAGGCCGCGGGCGGGAAAAAAATGACGTGGCCGCCGTTTGTCAGAAAACGGCTGATGGTTTCGAAGCTGCTGCCGGTGGGCAATGGCGCGGCCCAGAGAATGGTGGCGAGGCTGCTGGTGTTGAGCGCGCCCGCGTTGGCAGGGTCGACGCGTTCCACCGTGTGATTGCCAAATCCGGGAGGTGCCGCCGCGAGGCTGAGATAGTCGGCCGCCTCGCCGGCGGGAGCGACGATCACGGACCGGATGGGCCTGTCCGGGCCGTAGGCGTAGAACGCGGAATTGTCGCGTGGGTTTCCATCTGCGGGAATGGACAACCAACCGGAACCTGAGGTGCTGTTGGCTGGCAGTGTGATGAGTTTCTGAAAGCGCAGGGACTGGCCTGCCAGTGTCAGGTTCTCGGTGGTGCGGGTGCCGTTGAGCTGGGTGGTGAGGGGAAGAGTCGCATTGCCACGGGATTCGGCGGCCCGCAGGATTTCGAGATCGAGAAGGAGTTCGTTACCGGTGCGGCGTGAAGCCAGAAGTCTTATCGAGGTGTTTGACGATGTCGGACCTGTAAGCGACAGCACCCGGACGGCGGGCTTTTGTGGCAATGCCGCCAACGCCGCGCGGGCGGCACCCCAGCGGTCGTCATCCGGCCGCCAGTTCGATGCTTGCAGGTCGGACGCAAGCCAGATTTCCGTGCTTCCCGGCGTGTCTGCCAGAAATTCCGCCGCGCGGGTGAGCAGGTTGGGAAAATCCGCCGCGCTGTCGGTGGGGGCGGTGGAGGATAGTTCCGCCAGGCTTTCGGGAGAGGGGATTTCCTGAGGTTTCCCACCCGCGCTGTCGATGAGGACAAGGCGGGCTGCCCCGAGGCTCTTCATGGCGTCGCGGACTTTTTCGATGATGATCTGTCGGCGTGAGTCGAGACCGTCGCCGGGCCTGATTTCCATGGAGGCGGAGCGGTCCAGCAGCAGGACGACGGTATCGATGGAGCCGCCGCCCCAACCGATGAGGCCGGAAATGACGGGGCGCGCCGCGGCGAAGGCGAGCGCGGCGACGGCCAGCGCGCGGCAGGTGAGAATCAGGATGTGACGCAGCTTTTTCTTTCCCCGGGACTCGCGGGTGGCCTTGAGCAGGAACTGCATCGCCGCCCATTGGATGGTCTTGTGCCGGCGGCGGTTCAGCAGGTGGATCGCAATGGGAACCGCCGCAGCCAGCAGGAACCAGAGGAGGAATGGATTGAGGAAAAGCACTAGGGGTGAAGCATTAAATCTTAAGTATTAAATTCTAAACGGATGAATGTGCATCGCTAGTTTTGCGATTTGCGGAGTATGGTCGCGAGGATGCGTGCGAGTTCGTCCGATTCTTTGTAGAGCGTGCGGAGGGATTGTTTGAGAGACTCTTGATCCGAGGTTTCGCCAAGCAGGCGCAGCCAGAGGCGGCATTCACTGGCTTCCTTTTTTGAAAGGCGGATCCGAAACAAGAAGTCGGATTTGGAGACCGCGTTGTTTGCTTCAATGTAATTTGCCGCGACCGAACCGGACGAACGGAGCAATTGATCAACATCAGTCCATTGTTCCCGAGACCATTTCGTTCCTCCAACGCAACGCCGGATGTCGAGAGCGAATTTGAAAGTCCGCTCCTCCAGGTCATAGACTGCCGCGCCGTCTTCCATTTCTTCGTTTAGAATTTAATACTTAAGATTTAATGCTTCACCCCTAGTGCTTCGATTTCGGTAATCTCGCTGTCAGGAAATCCCGCAACAGCGGTTCCAGCGGTGTATCGGTGGTGACGAGCTGGTAGTCCGCTGCGGCGTCGTGGCATTTCGCGCGGACCGCGGTGAGGAAATCGCGCAGGGCTGCCTTATATTCGTCGGCGATGAGGTTCGGCTCGGCGACCAGGGCGGTGCCGTCCTCCAGATCGACGAAGCGGTGGGGGCGGTCGAATTCGAAGCCGATCTCGAGCGGATCCATCAGGTGGAAGACCGAAATGTCGTGTTTCCGGTAACGGAGGTGCTGGAGTGCGTCGCTGAGGGCGGCGGTGTCGGCGAAGAGGTCTGACAGGATGACCACGAA
Protein-coding regions in this window:
- a CDS encoding four helix bundle protein, whose protein sequence is MEDGAAVYDLEERTFKFALDIRRCVGGTKWSREQWTDVDQLLRSSGSVAANYIEANNAVSKSDFLFRIRLSKKEASECRLWLRLLGETSDQESLKQSLRTLYKESDELARILATILRKSQN
- a CDS encoding vWA domain-containing protein; its protein translation is MLFLNPFLLWFLLAAAVPIAIHLLNRRRHKTIQWAAMQFLLKATRESRGKKKLRHILILTCRALAVAALAFAAARPVISGLIGWGGGSIDTVVLLLDRSASMEIRPGDGLDSRRQIIIEKVRDAMKSLGAARLVLIDSAGGKPQEIPSPESLAELSSTAPTDSAADFPNLLTRAAEFLADTPGSTEIWLASDLQASNWRPDDDRWGAARAALAALPQKPAVRVLSLTGPTSSNTSIRLLASRRTGNELLLDLEILRAAESRGNATLPLTTQLNGTRTTENLTLAGQSLRFQKLITLPANSTSGSGWLSIPADGNPRDNSAFYAYGPDRPIRSVIVAPAGEAADYLSLAAAPPGFGNHTVERVDPANAGALNTSSLATILWAAPLPTGSSFETISRFLTNGGHVIFFPPAASSDTALFEMKWSPPAEAAAGKYFILKDWNHSDGPLRDSIDGTPIPSERLKAIRRQIPLGDATSLARWEDGEPFIARRIVDRGTAWFVGSLPDYTWSNLGDADVLLPAVQRVIAASADRFDASYLATVGSEAAQPLPGETRTRIDDYGTRDPANAAYETGIFRLGERLLAINRPGQEDQPEILTTEQLDHALEGTNHTLLDQAGQSSDPSLSRDVWRGFLIAVLLFLIAEAILCLPKKSHPQVVPKKAIP